A stretch of DNA from Scomber japonicus isolate fScoJap1 chromosome 19, fScoJap1.pri, whole genome shotgun sequence:
TAATCCTATCAATTGGTTTGAatcctttattgttttattggtgTCTCTTATAATTTAGGATCAGTATGATACAATATTTGCTTAATTTGAATTTGGTGTTTTATTCTGACTGTCTGAAAGTTGAAACCATTTGAACACAAAACTAAACCATAACTTTTAAGAGCTCCTAAAGCCCACTAATGAAACACGGTTTAAagacataaaagaaaaatacagcttAAGTCTATACAGGTAATGAGCTTCACAAGTATCCAAAATTAAGGCCAATGAAGGCAAGATGGCCAAAAATATTTAGGAAACTATAACAAGGAATATTGgagaaaattaaattaagaaTAATTAAATTTTGCTTTCTTCAAAGTAAACTCCATAAACCATATATTAAGAAAGGagtacttttaaaaagtactattatataaaaaacaataacatattTGTTCAGTGAATAGCAGtaacttccttctttttcctgaCATTTTCAATGTAATTGTCACAGGTCACCAGAGCGAGCACAGGAACCTGAAGTCATCCCCAAAATCGCAAGCCCGAGGGAGGAgttggaagaagaagaggaggcgccagcagcagcggcagcggAGGAAGACGAAGATGAAGAGCAGGATGACTCGCTTATGGTTCCACAGGTCAAAGTAGCAGAGGACGGCTCACTGATCATTGATGAGGAGAGGTCAGTGGACGTCTGTAGGTCATGAAATACATGActccatatttattttcttcttctcattttattattgtagGCAAAATGTAAATTCACTAGTTTTTCATCTTGATAGGAAGTGACTAACAATGTCTACACATACATCTAGAACATGCTCCAACATGCTTTCCTGTTAACAATGGAAATTATGCATGACAATACAGACTTAAGCATTTACTTAAGACTTAACATGTAGTAAACTGGCCATTTAAGTCTGTTATAGTCAACTTAAGATACACAGTGCCAGCTAAATacttccccctccccccactcttacacaaacacacacacacacacactcaaatatgTGTTCTGCTTATTGTTCCTTCACTTCGATGTTTGTTCTTccctgtgcagaatgatgtgtgtgcagagttGGCACTAGTTAGTTTGGAAGCCTATCATGGCCCAACATGCAGCTTACACAAATATGATTTGGAAATTGGAAACTACAGTCACATACAGTGACAAAGGATTTCTCAGTGATGCAGGAGACATCTTGTTCACTGCTagaatttgaaatgaaacatatttgcatattacTAGATTCTGAATGTTttcaaggagggaggaggagtagaTGTGCTTTTAATAATTTGATGATTTGAACCATTTTGTGGTGAAAAGGGAGTATTTCAGTTTGTCCTAAAACGTGTCTGTAGgggattttttaatcatatccTGTCAACCTGTGTCTCAGCTTGACTGTGGAAGTCATGCGTGCGAAAGGCCCAAACCCAGCACAGGGTCGAGATCCCATCTTTGAGCGTGGTTCCACTACAACGTACTCAAGCTTCAGAAAGGCGACCTATTCAAAACCCTGGTCCAGTGAAGGTTGGTTGAACTGATATGGATAATGAAttataacatttcaaaataactCATTTTGTGctaatattttattcatgttggCTTTCCACGTcgtattttttgttgttttccatcaGAGACAGACATGTTCTTCCTGGCAATTAGCATGGTGGGCACAGACTTCTCAATGATCTGTCAACTATTTCCTCACAGACCACGATCAGAGATAAAGGTCAGTTTaacacagatatatatataatgtatttatagaaCATGATAATGAAGAGGCATCGTGGCTTTTTATCAAAGTTTGTGATAATTGCATCGATTTTAAACTTTCAGAACAAATTCAAAAAAGAAGAGCGAGAGAACGCCTGGAGGATTGACAAAGCTTTCAGTAAGTGTTTAGTTGTCCTCAGTTTGGTTACTATGAAGCTTAGAAGGTTCAGTTTAGCTTGTTGAATATGTACTGTAATGATTTCTTATTATATTCTCAATGAAACATTTACACTGACTGATCGTTTTGCAGGAGAGAGGCGTAAACTGGACATAGAGTATTTTTCTAAGCTGCTAGAGAAGATTCTGGAAGTTCAGAAAAGCAGGAAGAAACTCAAGTCAATCTCTGACAAAAACTCCCCAAGGAAGCGCAAGAGAAAGACAAAGGGTAATACTGTACACACTTTTTAACATGTTCAATACTAGTGAGTTGTGTGTTGTTGGGCTATAACTTAAATATTCAGGGTTTAAGATTTAACAACTGTTGTCTGTGTTCTCTTTCCCTCAACAGGCAAAAAAGCTACAAGGAAGCTGAGtgatgtggaggaggaagaagaggaagaggagggtgaacTTCCTGactttgaggaggaggaggaaggagagaaggagaatgAGGACCTCTGTAATGAGGGAGGAACCCCTGTTTCTAAGCCTAAGAGAAAACGTAAAAGAAAGAACGAAAAGGATGCATCAACCGAGGAAATGAACGAcaagaacaaacaaactgatgaaaagAGCATTGAACAAGGTACAAACGGTTTTAGTACAGTGCATTTAGTTTATGTATGAAAATCCTCTTGATTTTACAAAACATGTTAGATTTTCAATAATATGAGTATGTGTGCAATTAGtgtcaataaacacacaaagggATCATTGTCAGGTTatgaaataatgacaataatcacATTAAAGAGCAAACAACACTGTCTTTTAATTGCTTGTCAGATCAACACATTAAAGAAACATAGATATCTACACAACTATTATTTGTCTTATCTCTGGCtcagacaaaaatacaacaacacagCAAGGAGCTaaatttaaaatacatacagtatgaagaTATTTTGTGTAACAAACTAATGGTGAGCATTTAGTTTAAGAACAATTTgaaagatatataatatataaaaaatacatcaaacgCTACTGCTTTTTAAATCTGACTCTGGCACCTCATGCTTTTCTTCAATGTCATATCAGGTTCTGCATGCTTGCTTGCTGCAgctaaagttttgtttttttcatgatcAGATGAGGCCAGCATACCTGAAGATGTTGAGACAGTTCAACCTCCGAAACCTACCAGGTACAATAATGTCTTCATGGCTCACACTCTGACATCGCAACCAGAAACATTCCCAATTCCCAAAGAAAGCACTTTGCATATTATCAgtgatttatgtgtgtgtgtgtgtgtgtgtattgtaggTATGGAAGAGTGCCCAAACCAACCAAGCACTTAAATTACCTTGCCAAGGAAGATGGACATTCATCTGCATCTGAAACCACTCCTGCATCTCCAGCGAGgactgctgccgctgctgcttcTGATGCCAAGCCTAAAGCCAAATGCGCAGCCAAGAGGACGAGACTATCAAAGCCAAAACCAGTCCAGGAGTCTAAAAGGCCCAAATTAGTGACTCTCAGGGCTTCTAACTCAGATTacagtgatgatgaggatggaAATCAGACAGAGATAAAGGAGGTGGAGGACCCATGGCCTGTATGCAGCTCCGCTAAGGACAGCAGTGCCCCTGCGTTTGTGCCTGACATCCTGAAATCCCCACAACCTGAAATTATAGAGGTGGAAACTATGGATGAGGTATGTTAATCAACTTCTCATCAGGTCTTGCACAGATACACTCCAAacataaatctttatttttttacatttttcttttgtgcatGGTTTTACATTCCATTATTCATACCCTCCATTCTGGCTCCCTCCTCCCATTTCACACTTAGCTTGATATCTTGGCCAATATGCCTGATGTGTTGGGCATCTCCCAAGATGCCCTGTGCCCTGATGCCTCATGTGAGCGGGCACAAAATGAGACAGGGACAGCAGAACCCTGTGAGCATCAGTTGGACCTGCTAGTTGTAAGTGCCCTGTGCCTAAAATTTACACTtctcattttattatcatttctgAAATCAAATCTAAAATACCTATCGACAAAGTCATATTTTGACAGCCCTTTTGTGGTAAGGTGTTGTCAAGTGACTCATAAGTGGGAAGAAAATGACACAAGTGTAACTAGGGCtactttaattcatattttttacataAGAAGCTTTAAATGCAacttacagtatatatgtgtttCCTTTGCAGGATGTTATAGACTTCCTTTCTTCAGAACACACAGAAGGTATGTTGAGGATTTATTACAAGTAGCTCCCAgtgaaaaatgtatgttttacatggtataaaaatataattttttttgttggggCTTTTCGGTTTAGTATCTGAGGATGCAAGCTACAATGAGGCTGCTCAAACCCTGTTGACCATCAGCAACCTGACTCATCTCTCTCAGTCGGCACCAAATCAAACGACGACACAAGATCATATAACTGGTTAGTGACACAGAAGCCACAATATGTATTACATTGTATTTGGCTTTAATTGGTTTTAGatgattttaaattaagtttaaaatgtaccttttttttgttcaattgCAGTGATAACGTCAGTCGATGTAAATGAAACCGGTCAACTCATAGAAGAAGAGATTGCAGCAATGGCTGTTGCACATGAGGAAGCCAGCGCTACTCcttctgtgtctgcagctacTGGTCACGGACTCACAGAAACATCAGAGACTGTTGCCACTGTGGAGCTGCAAAATAGTGCAACAGACAAAGAGCCTTTATCTCAAACTGGTGAAACAAACATTATCAAAAGCAATGATCAGACGAGTAGCGAGCAGAAGACAGTTTCTGATACGGAATCAGCCCCTCAATTACAATCAGGTCCAGAGATTTCAAATAAAGATTCTCCACAGACCAAGAGAGGACGCTTATCCAAGGTGAAACCAAAACCTAACCTTGGCCGACCCTCAAGGACTGCACTGTCAAAATCCCAACCAGATGCATCGACACAAAGGACCGCTGAAAAGAGCCCCACGGTTGCTCCTGACCTTTCTCAACCCACTGAGATTCAACCAGCTGCTCAAGTTACAACCCTTAAGTTATCAGAGTCTCATCCAGCATCGATAAAAGATGACATTTCCTCTGAAAACCAGAGTCAGACCTTTTCTGGGGCCCAGTTTGAACCCATCTTAGAACCAGCCACCACAGACACAACGTTCGCAGATGAAAAACTGACATCTCACGCTGATATAATTGAAAGTGTCTGTAACATCCCAGCAGCATCTGAAACAGCAGTCACAGAATCACAAGTCGAACAAAGGTCTACCACTGATTCAGCTACAGTCCAAGAAAGCAGCGATGGTGATGCTGCTTCCGTCGCACCTGCAGAAGAATTATCCGTCTGCCAGAAAGAAGAGAGTGAAGGTGCATCCGATAATCAGACCAGGAAGAGTCGATTCCAGAAAGTCAAGCCTAAACCCAAACTACCACAGACGTCAAGAACTGTACGGTCTAAACCTCAAACAACAGAAGACCCTCCAGAGAAAGATACCAGCTCCTCTTCAAACCTTGAATCCACTGataaaacaacagcagaggTAGAATCACAACCAACTTGCACCACCTGTCCTGAAAAACTAAGCACTTCAGTTTCGATACCATCCTTGGATTCAGGCTCTACTCTTAAACCTACAGAGGAACCGTCTTCAATTGAGGAGATAAAGACAGTCGATCGGGTAGACTCAGGAGCAGAAGCATTGGTTCAGAGTGATCCAGAAGCACAGTCTGAACCAAGTGAACAGACCACCAGAAGCATAGAATCAAGATCTGAATCCAAAGATGAAAAAGTGACATCTCATGCTGAAACAACAGCCAGTAGTCTTAATCTTAATAATCCAGCAACATCTAAATCAGCAATTACAGAATCAGAAGTTAAACGAGGGGATGAAAGCAGTGGCAATCCTGCTGCATGTGATACACCTGTGGAAGAGTTACCTGTCAgtcagaaagaaggaagtgaagtCGAGCCTACCTGTCAGACTAGGAGAAGTCGATTAACAAAGGTCAAACCAAACCTGCCACAGACATCAAGAACTGCAAGGTCCAAACCTCAAACCACAAAGGAGCCGGTTGAATACACGCAGATTGTGGAGAAAACCTCCAGCCTGACATCAGAGCCGGAATACTCACACAATAAAGTAGCAGAAGTGGAGCCACAACCAACCTGCAGCACAACCTCTCCTGAAAAACCTCAAAGTAGTGCTTCAGTTGTGGTACCATCATTGAAATTAGGCTCTACTCATGAACCCACACAGGAATCATCTTCAACTGAGGAGAAAAACACCAATGTTGGCCTTCAACTGGACTCAGGCTCGGATGCCTCAGAGCAAAATGTATCTCAAAGGCGGCGACGTTTAGCCAAGGCCAAACCCAATTTAGGAATATCCACCAGAGTAACACAGCCAAAATTACAGCCAAAGGAAATCGGTACATTCTCAACACAGCAGtctacaaatgtaaatgtaacctCAGAACAGCAGCCTGTGGCCAATGAGAGTGGACAAACTAAACTGGAATCCATAGAGAAAGATGAGAAGCACTTGACATCCCCACACTCAGAAAAGTCATTAAATAGTACAAATGATAAGGGTAGCTCCTCCGATACTATCATCGTGGCAACATCTTCAGTTGCTGAGAGTCGGTCCATATTGACAGACACGACCGCTGCAGATAAAAGCAGCGCAAAACCTACAGTTGAAGGGGAATCCACAGGGGACAGCACTTCAACTCACAACAAGGTGGAGGCTTCAACAGATGGTTCAGCAGAGCcgaaaatctatctatctaaatctATACTCCCGGCTAATGTACAGTCCACACCAGATCTGACAGAAACCGCTCAGCAGCATCATTCAGAGATAAAAAGTCAAGATTCTGTCCAACACGGTTCTGAGACCACTGAAGCTAATCTGACAGCGAACGACAAATCTCAAGCCCCCAAAAGGTAAGGGATGAGTCATATTTTCCTGATTCTGTGTTGACATTTAGTTGTTGAACGTCAGAAAGGTCTAAGAGaatataaatacttttttaaaagaaattatcAATCACAGTTTTAACATAATTGTTTCTTTCCACACTTATAGCAGCGATGATACTCAATCACCAATAAAATCCCCTCAAGCTCGTAGAGGCAGGCTTATTAAACCCAAACCTAACCTGGGACGCAGCAGCAGTCGATCTCAACAACCCCAACAACCCCTGAACACAACACAAGCAGAAACAGGTTTGacgccttttttcttttcttttctttaaatgacctGAAAGAGTACTTCATATATGACCCTGCAGTGCTTTTCCTGATTACTGTCATGATTCCTCTTTTCCATAGATTCTTGCACTCACTCAGAAGATGTTAATGCTTCTGGTTCACACGGATCTGTCACTGAACTCAAACCTGCTATCCAGGAACCAGTAGAGGGAGCTATTGAACAACTAAGTAACAAAGAGTCTCCTCCAAATGATGCCGG
This window harbors:
- the zgc:162472 gene encoding transcription factor TFIIIB component B'' homolog, with product MFRRSRFSIRPNVGVVGRTAATSQEAPPVNQEASETPKDAGESATASAVTDSTSAATPSEKPTAPGDGNDQNGEGASSSAALQRRKRFSVKPKVAPGRPAALARTPKSPAKAASETPVTETATVEVPGSDLDKPTPSSQTGTRAPEGLRSPRRRRPSEDSKQPKVQPKPSLVSSDSPGPSTLPLAEDSQEQTHLSVGSSKLSDSTSDGQIKEVPLRLPDKVLYSIPDREAIELSEKARTLVSSKNRLSPSPPGFSLSRLLNDPSDIQRLEKARKLRELLKQEMHKEKKLKKYKARAKEYTLDPAKMTMRDLIRYLPMSNPMTSSLEDSVQENETVVPPSPERAESPERAQEPEVIPKIASPREELEEEEEAPAAAAAEEDEDEEQDDSLMVPQVKVAEDGSLIIDEESLTVEVMRAKGPNPAQGRDPIFERGSTTTYSSFRKATYSKPWSSEETDMFFLAISMVGTDFSMICQLFPHRPRSEIKNKFKKEERENAWRIDKAFRERRKLDIEYFSKLLEKILEVQKSRKKLKSISDKNSPRKRKRKTKGKKATRKLSDVEEEEEEEEGELPDFEEEEEGEKENEDLCNEGGTPVSKPKRKRKRKNEKDASTEEMNDKNKQTDEKSIEQDEASIPEDVETVQPPKPTRYGRVPKPTKHLNYLAKEDGHSSASETTPASPARTAAAAASDAKPKAKCAAKRTRLSKPKPVQESKRPKLVTLRASNSDYSDDEDGNQTEIKEVEDPWPVCSSAKDSSAPAFVPDILKSPQPEIIEVETMDELDILANMPDVLGISQDALCPDASCERAQNETGTAEPCEHQLDLLVDVIDFLSSEHTEVSEDASYNEAAQTLLTISNLTHLSQSAPNQTTTQDHITVITSVDVNETGQLIEEEIAAMAVAHEEASATPSVSAATGHGLTETSETVATVELQNSATDKEPLSQTGETNIIKSNDQTSSEQKTVSDTESAPQLQSGPEISNKDSPQTKRGRLSKVKPKPNLGRPSRTALSKSQPDASTQRTAEKSPTVAPDLSQPTEIQPAAQVTTLKLSESHPASIKDDISSENQSQTFSGAQFEPILEPATTDTTFADEKLTSHADIIESVCNIPAASETAVTESQVEQRSTTDSATVQESSDGDAASVAPAEELSVCQKEESEGASDNQTRKSRFQKVKPKPKLPQTSRTVRSKPQTTEDPPEKDTSSSSNLESTDKTTAEVESQPTCTTCPEKLSTSVSIPSLDSGSTLKPTEEPSSIEEIKTVDRVDSGAEALVQSDPEAQSEPSEQTTRSIESRSESKDEKVTSHAETTASSLNLNNPATSKSAITESEVKRGDESSGNPAACDTPVEELPVSQKEGSEVEPTCQTRRSRLTKVKPNLPQTSRTARSKPQTTKEPVEYTQIVEKTSSLTSEPEYSHNKVAEVEPQPTCSTTSPEKPQSSASVVVPSLKLGSTHEPTQESSSTEEKNTNVGLQLDSGSDASEQNVSQRRRRLAKAKPNLGISTRVTQPKLQPKEIGTFSTQQSTNVNVTSEQQPVANESGQTKLESIEKDEKHLTSPHSEKSLNSTNDKGSSSDTIIVATSSVAESRSILTDTTAADKSSAKPTVEGESTGDSTSTHNKVEASTDGSAEPKIYLSKSILPANVQSTPDLTETAQQHHSEIKSQDSVQHGSETTEANLTANDKSQAPKSSDDTQSPIKSPQARRGRLIKPKPNLGRSSSRSQQPQQPLNTTQAETDSCTHSEDVNASGSHGSVTELKPAIQEPVEGAIEQLSNKESPPNDAGIVSGCETEAPENSTLQPQDASTSSTAREESSEVSESITILPEMLSVPSDPDEPPFFILSLTEIPVCSSGEVVDSTSEPLPYLPVTDASMQPQSSVPGESAAAEGHVALSNVLEPVSSEPTGETSLISVKDTGPESFAFTSPTKENPVDPQESTTVQPTKLSNTVEKSEETKTPTTKQRLAGTGKRAKLQVKPSTTRTKQASKTSAAKEAELIPIQENTIQDSEVPGPSVQPEAFDAKASKEVVTEPQKGSSDHVDIEKTPEDSSSGAQARGTSSQTRKPKGFLCFLSEPDSSAPSNSPRRGKAASKGPKVKPQHVARPRSTPAPVASTSRDITPIPTATQMPEEPCSASSTTLPTDTEVEQTAEQSRLHSESPPSTPSTSQCVAEVSVSQQSDCVESSSIQEEPTSVSQYFLSDIFTEVEEG